One window of the Pseudomonas sp. S04 genome contains the following:
- a CDS encoding PAS domain S-box protein, whose product MPKSVDRPRPHTPLMPRIQALDPHTSEQSWESAPQLLAALNGARLGAWYWDIERGLISWSRGTQALFGFDPRKPLPADLEYLDLLPAEDRPKTLRAFNAVIAGAPLEQVMHHRIRWPDGSLHWLEISGSLLPDKQGRPRMIGVIREITHQRQREQALSSSEKRFATLFHLCPNMVLLTRQEDGLITEANQYFESLFGWPVQDAIGRTTLELGLWVHPEQRAKLVKATKAKGELVSMEVQFRASNGQIHDGILSAQKVELEGQPYLLSTFLDTTERKIAEDALKDSQERLDLALDSAQLGTWDWHIPSGMLYGSARAAQLHGLEPIPFHESFEEFFEGVPGEERDSMRDAYRSLREGPAGNYQLTYRVQLADGTSRYLESRARLYRDEDGQPLRMAGTLLDITDQVEREQRLVASEEKFATLFQVSPDPICVTRQDSGQFIEINNSFTQTFGWTAADVIGRSADDIGLWDASAQSLRRIEQVIREQGLNNVAIMVQHKDGQSLTCVISSRQISVGEQPCIVTTLRDITQQQRSEAALKASEEKFAKAFHSSPDAITITERDTGRYLEVNDGFCRLTGYRAEEVVGKTVYQVGIWAEEKQRSMLLAELQLKGRVHHLEMLGRNKSGQLLTVEVSVEPITLNETDCLLLTARDVSLLKNAEAQIRHLAYHDSLTNLPNRALLMDRLSQQIALLKRHNLRGALLFLDLDHFKHINDSLGHPVGDTVLKIITARLEASVRMEDTVARLGGDEFVVLLSGLEGSRNEVSDQVRDLADTLRELLSEPMFLDGHRLQVTPSIGVALIPDHGSTPTDLLKRADIALYRAKDSGRNTTQMYHNTMQKAASERLRMETDLRLALSRGEFRVHYQPQVDARGERIVGAEALVRWNHPQLGAQSPNEFIKVLEDSGLILEVGTWILDEACQAFKQLIARGKVDPLNFSLCVNISPRQFRQADFVERIERSLSSHGLPCSLLKLEITEGIVIQNLEDTINKMRRLKKLGVSFAMDDFGTGYSSLTYLKRLPVDTLKIDQSFIRDATSDPNDAEIIRAIVAMARSLGLEVIAEGVETPEQLEFLQGLGCHLYQGYLHSRPLPVEEFQLLLQ is encoded by the coding sequence ATGCCCAAATCTGTTGACCGCCCTCGTCCCCATACGCCATTGATGCCGCGTATCCAGGCGCTTGACCCCCACACTTCGGAGCAAAGTTGGGAAAGCGCTCCGCAGTTGCTGGCCGCCCTTAATGGCGCGCGCCTGGGTGCCTGGTATTGGGACATCGAGCGCGGGCTGATCAGTTGGTCGCGGGGCACCCAGGCATTGTTCGGCTTCGACCCCCGCAAACCCTTGCCGGCCGACCTTGAATACCTCGACCTGCTGCCCGCCGAGGACCGGCCCAAGACCTTGCGTGCGTTCAATGCGGTGATCGCCGGCGCGCCCCTGGAACAAGTGATGCACCACCGCATCCGCTGGCCGGATGGCAGCCTGCACTGGCTGGAAATCAGCGGTAGCCTGCTGCCGGACAAACAGGGCCGGCCACGGATGATCGGGGTGATCCGCGAGATCACCCATCAGCGCCAGCGCGAACAGGCCCTGAGCAGTTCGGAAAAACGCTTCGCCACGCTGTTTCACCTGTGCCCCAACATGGTCTTGCTGACCCGCCAGGAAGACGGCCTGATCACCGAGGCCAACCAGTATTTCGAGAGCCTGTTCGGCTGGCCGGTACAGGACGCCATTGGTCGTACCACTCTGGAACTGGGGTTGTGGGTGCACCCCGAGCAGCGGGCCAAGCTGGTCAAGGCGACCAAGGCCAAGGGCGAGCTGGTAAGCATGGAAGTGCAGTTCCGCGCCAGCAATGGGCAGATCCATGACGGCATCCTCAGCGCGCAGAAGGTCGAACTCGAAGGCCAGCCCTACCTGCTGAGCACCTTTCTCGACACCACCGAACGCAAAATCGCCGAAGACGCGCTCAAGGACAGCCAGGAGCGCCTGGACCTGGCCCTGGATTCCGCCCAACTGGGCACCTGGGACTGGCACATCCCCAGCGGCATGCTCTATGGTTCGGCGCGGGCCGCCCAACTGCACGGGCTGGAACCGATCCCATTTCATGAATCCTTCGAGGAGTTTTTCGAAGGGGTTCCCGGCGAAGAGCGCGACAGCATGCGCGACGCCTACCGCAGCCTGCGTGAAGGTCCGGCCGGCAACTATCAACTGACTTACCGGGTGCAGTTGGCCGATGGCACATCACGCTACCTGGAAAGCCGCGCGCGCCTGTACCGCGACGAAGACGGCCAGCCCTTGCGCATGGCCGGGACCTTGCTCGACATCACCGACCAGGTGGAGCGCGAGCAGCGCCTGGTGGCTTCCGAAGAGAAGTTCGCCACTCTGTTCCAGGTCAGCCCGGACCCGATCTGCGTGACCCGCCAGGACAGCGGCCAGTTCATCGAAATCAACAACAGCTTCACCCAGACCTTCGGATGGACCGCCGCCGACGTGATCGGCCGCAGCGCCGACGACATCGGCCTGTGGGACGCCTCGGCGCAAAGCCTGCGGCGGATCGAACAGGTGATCCGCGAACAGGGCCTGAACAATGTGGCGATCATGGTCCAGCACAAGGACGGCCAGTCCCTGACCTGCGTGATTTCCAGCCGGCAGATCAGCGTCGGCGAACAACCGTGCATCGTCACCACCCTGCGCGACATAACCCAGCAACAGCGCTCGGAGGCCGCGCTCAAGGCCAGTGAAGAGAAATTCGCCAAGGCGTTTCACTCCAGCCCCGACGCCATCACCATCACTGAACGCGACACTGGGCGTTACCTGGAGGTCAACGACGGCTTCTGCCGCCTGACCGGCTACCGTGCCGAGGAAGTGGTCGGCAAAACCGTGTACCAGGTCGGAATCTGGGCCGAAGAAAAGCAGCGCTCGATGCTGCTGGCGGAGCTGCAACTCAAGGGCCGGGTGCACCACCTGGAAATGCTCGGGCGCAACAAGAGCGGGCAGTTGCTCACCGTCGAGGTTTCGGTGGAACCGATCACCCTCAATGAAACCGACTGCCTGCTACTGACCGCGCGGGACGTCAGCCTGCTGAAGAATGCCGAAGCGCAGATCCGTCACCTGGCCTACCACGACTCCCTGACCAACCTGCCCAACCGCGCCCTCCTGATGGACCGCCTGAGCCAGCAGATCGCCCTGCTCAAGCGCCACAACCTGCGTGGCGCGCTGCTGTTCCTCGACCTCGACCACTTCAAGCACATCAATGACTCCCTGGGCCACCCGGTGGGCGATACGGTGCTGAAGATCATCACCGCACGCCTGGAAGCCAGCGTTCGCATGGAAGACACCGTGGCCCGCCTGGGCGGTGACGAGTTCGTGGTCCTGCTCAGTGGCCTGGAAGGCTCGCGCAATGAAGTCAGCGATCAGGTGCGGGACCTGGCCGACACCCTGCGCGAGCTGCTGTCGGAGCCGATGTTCCTCGACGGTCACCGCCTGCAGGTCACGCCCAGTATCGGCGTGGCCTTGATTCCCGACCACGGCTCCACCCCGACCGACCTGCTCAAGCGCGCGGATATTGCCCTGTATCGGGCCAAGGACTCGGGGCGCAACACCACGCAGATGTACCACAACACCATGCAGAAGGCCGCCAGCGAGCGCTTGCGCATGGAAACCGACCTGCGCCTGGCCCTGTCACGGGGTGAGTTCCGGGTGCACTACCAACCCCAGGTCGATGCCCGCGGCGAGCGCATCGTCGGCGCCGAAGCGCTGGTGCGCTGGAACCACCCGCAATTGGGCGCCCAGTCGCCCAACGAGTTCATCAAGGTACTGGAAGACAGCGGTCTGATCCTCGAAGTCGGCACCTGGATCCTCGATGAAGCCTGCCAGGCCTTCAAGCAACTGATCGCCAGGGGCAAGGTCGATCCGCTGAACTTCAGCCTGTGCGTGAACATCAGCCCGCGACAGTTCCGCCAGGCCGATTTCGTCGAGCGCATCGAGCGCAGCCTCAGCAGCCACGGCCTGCCCTGCTCGCTGCTGAAACTGGAAATCACCGAAGGCATCGTGATCCAGAACCTGGAGGACACCATCAACAAAATGCGCCGCCTGAAAAAACTCGGCGTCAGCTTTGCCATGGACGACTTCGGCACCGGCTACTCATCGCTGACCTACCTCAAGCGCCTGCCGGTGGACACCTTGAAAATCGACCAGTCGTTCATCCGCGACGCTACCAGCGACCCCAACGACGCCGAAATCATCCGCGCCATCGTCGCCATGGCCCGCAGCCTGGGACTGGAAGTCATCGCCGAGGGCGTGGAAACCCCGGAACAGCTTGAGTTTTTGCAGGGCCTGGGCTGTCACTTGTACCAGGGCTACCTGCATAGCCGGCCGTTGCCGGTGGAGGAGTTTCAGTTGCTGTTGCAATAA
- a CDS encoding CDP-alcohol phosphatidyltransferase family protein: MPSIYQLKPAFQNCLRPLVRRLFANGTTANQITLLAGLGSVLVGVAISAFAQHAWMFALIPLWMLLRMALNAIDGMLAREFNQQSPLGAYLNELCDVVADCALILPFALIADVSLLLVMLVTLLAVFSEYSGVLGPMIGASRRYDGPMGKSDRALVLGLLAMAIALGWASAPWINGVFALIAVLLAYTLFNRVRQGLKEVQENAPSV; encoded by the coding sequence GTGCCCAGCATCTATCAGCTCAAACCTGCGTTTCAGAACTGCTTGCGACCGCTGGTCCGGCGCTTGTTCGCCAACGGCACCACGGCCAATCAGATCACCCTGCTGGCAGGCCTCGGTTCGGTGTTGGTGGGGGTCGCGATCAGCGCGTTTGCCCAGCACGCCTGGATGTTCGCCCTGATTCCCCTGTGGATGCTGCTGCGCATGGCCCTCAACGCCATCGACGGCATGCTCGCCCGCGAGTTCAACCAGCAATCACCGCTGGGGGCCTATCTCAATGAGCTGTGCGACGTGGTCGCCGACTGCGCACTGATCCTGCCCTTCGCCCTGATCGCCGACGTCAGCCTGCTGCTGGTAATGCTGGTCACCCTGCTTGCGGTGTTCAGCGAATACAGCGGCGTATTGGGCCCGATGATCGGTGCTTCGCGGCGTTATGACGGGCCGATGGGCAAGAGCGACCGGGCGTTGGTGCTGGGGCTCCTGGCCATGGCTATCGCCCTGGGTTGGGCCAGCGCCCCGTGGATCAACGGGGTGTTCGCGCTGATCGCGGTCCTGCTGGCCTACACCCTGTTCAACCGGGTCCGCCAGGGTCTCAAGGAAGTCCAGGAAAACGCCCCCTCAGTCTAA
- a CDS encoding LysR family transcriptional regulator, translating to MDLANLNAFIAIAETGSFSGAGERLHLTQPAISKRIAGLEQQLKVRLFDRLGREVGLTEAGRALLPRAYQILNVLDDTRRALTNLTGEVTGRLTLATSHHIGLHRLPPLLRAFTRQYPEVALDIQFLDSEVAYEEILHGRAELAVITLAPEPHTLVKATPVWDDPLDFVVAPEHSLISNGAVSLADIALHPAVFPGGNTFTHHIVQRLFEAQGLTPNIAMSTNYLETIKMMVSIGLAWSVLPRTMLDDQVARIPLPGIQLTRQLGYIVHTERTLSNAARAFMALLDAQIDLPGTDG from the coding sequence ATGGACCTGGCCAACCTCAATGCTTTTATTGCCATTGCCGAGACCGGCAGCTTCTCCGGGGCCGGTGAACGCCTGCACCTGACCCAGCCGGCCATCAGCAAACGCATCGCCGGCCTGGAGCAACAGCTCAAGGTGCGCCTGTTTGATCGCCTGGGTCGCGAAGTGGGCCTGACCGAAGCCGGGCGCGCCCTGCTGCCGCGGGCCTACCAGATCCTCAACGTGCTGGATGACACCCGCCGCGCCCTGACCAACCTGACCGGCGAGGTCACCGGTCGCCTGACCCTGGCCACCAGTCACCACATCGGCCTGCATCGCTTGCCACCCTTATTAAGGGCGTTCACCCGCCAATACCCCGAGGTGGCGCTGGACATCCAGTTCCTCGACTCGGAAGTGGCCTATGAGGAAATTCTTCACGGCCGCGCTGAACTGGCAGTGATTACCCTGGCCCCGGAACCCCACACCCTGGTCAAGGCCACCCCGGTCTGGGACGACCCGCTGGATTTCGTGGTGGCCCCCGAGCATTCGCTGATCAGCAATGGCGCGGTCAGCCTGGCCGACATCGCCCTGCACCCGGCGGTCTTCCCCGGCGGCAACACCTTCACCCATCACATCGTCCAGCGCCTGTTCGAGGCCCAGGGACTGACGCCGAACATCGCCATGAGCACCAATTACCTGGAAACCATCAAGATGATGGTGTCTATCGGCCTGGCCTGGAGCGTCCTGCCGCGCACCATGCTCGACGACCAGGTGGCGCGCATCCCATTGCCGGGCATACAACTCACTCGCCAGCTAGGCTATATCGTGCACACCGAAAGGACGTTGTCGAATGCCGCGCGGGCCTTCATGGCTTTGCTGGACGCACAGATCGATTTGCCAGGGACTGATGGCTAA